Proteins encoded in a region of the Photobacterium angustum genome:
- the torC gene encoding pentaheme c-type cytochrome TorC, with product MKKLWHFLIKPSSRYSVLAIAVVCVLITLAGVFTFHKSIEFTSTNEFCTACHSMKENYNEYKTSIHFKNAYGVRAQCRDCHIPENNPIAFMKAKLGGIGDIYSEFIGKDIDTPKKFEENRLRMAQNVWKMMKDTNSATCKSCHSYSAMDHAKQSPAAAAAMTGAAAKDMNCIECHKGIAHQLPHINNDFQATFKQLSINAAKAPEATTLYSLTSKQLFVKDAASDDAQGQLYPASEVKVVGQSGDMLKVELTGWEIKGSTTGMLVQDMAKQIQIASIAPELQKTQKVLNTQTATDGQVWQQVQVAAWMTQRDMLASIKPIWGYGKEILDSSCNQCHATPDPKHLTANAWVDGLKAMQQYYKLDKNEERVLLKYLQAHAKDAPAETAAEQATE from the coding sequence ATGAAGAAGCTCTGGCACTTTCTTATAAAGCCAAGCAGTCGCTACTCCGTTTTAGCAATTGCTGTTGTTTGTGTATTAATTACACTTGCAGGCGTATTTACTTTCCACAAATCGATTGAATTCACTTCTACTAACGAGTTTTGTACTGCTTGTCACTCGATGAAGGAAAACTACAACGAATATAAAACAAGCATTCACTTTAAGAACGCTTACGGTGTTCGTGCACAGTGTCGTGACTGTCATATTCCTGAAAACAACCCAATTGCTTTCATGAAAGCGAAATTGGGCGGTATTGGTGATATTTACAGTGAGTTCATTGGTAAAGATATCGATACACCGAAGAAGTTCGAAGAAAATCGTCTACGCATGGCACAGAATGTTTGGAAGATGATGAAGGACACCAATTCAGCGACGTGTAAGAGCTGTCACTCTTACTCTGCGATGGATCATGCTAAGCAATCACCAGCAGCAGCGGCTGCAATGACAGGCGCTGCTGCGAAAGATATGAACTGTATCGAGTGTCACAAAGGTATTGCTCACCAGTTGCCACATATCAACAACGATTTCCAAGCAACATTTAAGCAATTAAGCATTAATGCAGCGAAAGCGCCTGAAGCGACAACACTTTACTCACTAACATCTAAGCAGTTGTTTGTGAAAGATGCAGCTTCTGACGATGCACAAGGTCAATTGTACCCAGCATCAGAAGTGAAAGTTGTTGGCCAAAGTGGTGACATGCTAAAAGTTGAACTAACAGGTTGGGAAATCAAAGGTTCAACAACAGGTATGCTAGTTCAAGATATGGCGAAGCAAATTCAAATCGCTTCAATTGCTCCTGAACTACAGAAAACACAAAAAGTACTTAACACCCAAACCGCAACTGATGGTCAAGTTTGGCAGCAAGTACAAGTTGCAGCGTGGATGACACAACGTGACATGTTAGCAAGCATTAAACCTATTTGGGGTTACGGTAAAGAAATCCTAGATTCAAGCTGTAACCAGTGTCACGCAACGCCAGATCCAAAACACCTAACAGCAAACGCATGGGTTGATGGTCTAAAAGCAATGCAACAGTACTACAAGCTTGATAAGAACGAAGAGCGCGTACTACTTAAATATCTACAAGCTCACGCAAAAGATGCACCAGCAGAAACTGCGGCAGAGCAAGCAACTGAGTAA
- the yccS gene encoding YccS family putative transporter, translating into MQTNKLHLNFRRYWVNDRINYSIRVLIALVGVVLPCWYYNSNNEVTPLVLGVIAAALAETDDNLIGRIKALSLTLLCFLIASVSIEVLFPYPLFFALGLFTSTFCFIMLGAMGSRYASIAFASLLLAVYTMLGADHSVDLWSQPMLLLGGAFWYGCLSLTWHILWPNQPVQRSLANVFSEFADYLDHKSQLFEPVADLVPQPLRLQAASQNARVVNALNSAKATLLHRARRGQPNTTGDKFLTIYFMAQDIHERASSSHYRYQDLAANFNRSDVLFRFQRLLRSQAVACRDISTALAMGKSYTHDEKSMKALNELQDSLQYLHSQNKPEWKMLLIQLDFLFNNLATVERQLMNINNPDATYNEDSDEIQLSDNEAHGFKELGKRISAQFNTDSILFRHAIRMAIALTVGYGCIQALDLQRGYWILLTTLFVCQPNYSATRQKLRQRVIGTLAGIFAGIPLLYLFPGQEGQLVLMVAAGVLFFAFRMVKYGWATAFITLLVLFCFNQLGEGYAVILPRLGDTLIGCLLAVLAVTFILPDWESKRLHKSMSGAINANKDYLAQIIGQYRIGKKDSLSYRIARRDAHNTDAHLNTAISNMLAEPERYQIDANESFRFLTLNHAMLSYISALGAHRTQLDDDKTHQLVSEAHRIIHAHLECLATQLTGNTCQKAPALDLDLDQRLGQWRDEDCTSVRMVLQQLHLIHRMLPEMHKLAEQLAPKEKKQEVTA; encoded by the coding sequence ATGCAAACTAACAAGTTACATCTAAATTTTCGCCGTTACTGGGTGAACGATAGAATAAACTACTCAATTCGTGTTCTCATTGCGTTAGTTGGCGTCGTACTACCTTGCTGGTATTACAATTCAAATAACGAGGTAACACCGTTAGTACTCGGGGTTATTGCTGCTGCGCTAGCTGAAACTGATGACAATTTGATCGGTAGAATTAAAGCGCTTTCGCTCACTTTACTTTGTTTTTTAATTGCATCTGTTTCGATTGAAGTCCTATTCCCTTATCCTCTCTTTTTTGCATTAGGACTGTTCACGTCAACATTTTGTTTCATCATGTTAGGCGCAATGGGATCACGCTACGCAAGTATTGCATTTGCTTCATTATTGCTGGCGGTTTACACCATGCTAGGTGCTGATCATAGTGTCGATTTATGGTCCCAGCCGATGTTGTTACTTGGTGGTGCATTTTGGTATGGCTGTTTATCCTTAACATGGCACATCCTTTGGCCTAACCAACCCGTACAACGTAGCCTTGCTAATGTGTTTAGCGAGTTTGCCGATTATTTAGATCATAAAAGCCAACTCTTTGAGCCTGTTGCCGACTTAGTGCCACAACCTCTTCGTTTGCAAGCAGCAAGCCAAAACGCACGAGTTGTTAACGCGCTAAATTCAGCAAAAGCCACCCTGTTACATCGAGCAAGACGCGGACAACCCAACACGACAGGCGATAAATTCTTAACGATTTATTTTATGGCACAAGATATTCACGAACGTGCCAGCTCTTCGCATTATCGTTACCAAGATTTAGCAGCCAACTTTAACCGTAGTGATGTGCTATTTCGTTTCCAACGTTTATTACGTTCTCAAGCCGTTGCTTGCCGTGATATTTCAACTGCATTAGCAATGGGGAAATCGTACACCCACGATGAAAAAAGCATGAAAGCCTTAAATGAACTGCAAGATTCATTACAGTACCTTCATAGCCAAAATAAACCAGAATGGAAAATGTTGTTAATTCAACTCGATTTCCTATTCAACAACCTCGCCACGGTTGAACGTCAGTTAATGAACATCAATAACCCTGATGCAACCTATAACGAAGACAGTGACGAAATTCAGTTATCAGATAACGAAGCGCATGGTTTTAAAGAATTAGGTAAACGTATCAGCGCCCAGTTCAATACTGACTCCATACTTTTTCGTCATGCGATACGTATGGCAATAGCGTTAACGGTGGGCTACGGCTGTATTCAAGCACTCGATCTGCAACGTGGTTATTGGATATTGCTGACCACCCTTTTTGTCTGTCAGCCAAACTACAGCGCGACTCGCCAAAAACTACGCCAACGTGTTATTGGCACTTTGGCAGGTATCTTCGCAGGTATTCCGCTACTTTATTTATTCCCAGGACAAGAAGGCCAACTGGTATTGATGGTTGCTGCAGGCGTGCTTTTCTTTGCCTTTAGAATGGTGAAATACGGCTGGGCAACGGCATTTATTACCTTACTCGTCTTGTTCTGTTTTAACCAATTAGGTGAAGGGTATGCAGTTATTCTGCCGCGTTTAGGCGATACCTTAATTGGCTGTTTATTAGCCGTTTTAGCCGTTACCTTTATTTTGCCAGATTGGGAATCTAAGCGATTACACAAATCGATGTCAGGCGCTATCAATGCCAATAAAGATTACTTAGCACAAATTATTGGTCAGTACCGAATAGGTAAAAAAGACAGTTTAAGCTATCGTATCGCCCGTCGTGACGCCCACAATACTGATGCCCATTTAAATACGGCGATCAGTAATATGTTAGCAGAGCCTGAGCGTTACCAAATTGATGCTAATGAAAGTTTCCGATTTTTAACCTTAAACCATGCCATGCTCAGTTATATCTCGGCATTAGGTGCACACCGAACACAGCTCGATGACGATAAAACCCATCAGTTAGTGTCTGAAGCACATCGTATTATTCACGCCCACTTAGAATGTTTAGCGACACAGCTAACGGGTAACACATGTCAAAAGGCACCCGCATTAGATCTCGATTTGGATCAACGATTAGGTCAATGGCGAGATGAAGACTGTACCTCGGTACGAATGGTGTTACAGCAACTTCACTTGATCCACCGTATGCTCCCTGAAATGCACAAACTGGCGGAGCAGCTAGCACCTAAAGAGAAAAAACAAGAAGTGACTGCATAA
- a CDS encoding efflux RND transporter periplasmic adaptor subunit, with protein sequence MMMKQKCIPVIVFAAVSLMLVGCNQESKSGSSPHKQHSSKIVQVETQPVTARTLTEQVMGYGVVKSHNSVALKSLETSQITAIYFKAGETVKKGQLLVQFDPASAKAKVARDQAQLNATKQTWLRQKELVNKGVVARSTYDDSESDYKQALAQLEQDESQLTELAIKAPFDGVISQTDFHVGDIVTVGNTLATLYTPDQLSIEYQLPAVQKQDYHLDQTVTVYSELTPSEHAQGTVSYVSPNIAMGLVTLKAKLPDAKQFSPGQNVKVVQQTRQLLQQVTIPTSSLITNIQGAQVFIVVNNKARLRDVKVGQYYDGYVQILSGLAVGDQLVINGQNYLRTDQKVEVTSAQQPTTQSSLQSATAGKK encoded by the coding sequence ATGATGATGAAACAAAAATGCATTCCAGTCATAGTCTTCGCTGCTGTAAGTCTTATGCTTGTTGGTTGTAACCAAGAGAGCAAGTCAGGCTCTTCTCCTCATAAACAGCATTCATCGAAGATCGTTCAAGTAGAGACCCAACCTGTAACAGCACGCACGTTGACGGAGCAGGTCATGGGCTATGGGGTAGTGAAAAGCCATAATTCAGTTGCGCTAAAAAGTTTAGAGACGAGTCAAATTACAGCTATCTACTTCAAGGCTGGGGAAACGGTTAAGAAAGGCCAGCTATTAGTGCAGTTTGATCCTGCGTCGGCTAAAGCAAAAGTTGCACGAGATCAGGCACAACTTAACGCGACGAAACAAACATGGTTACGACAAAAAGAGTTAGTGAATAAAGGTGTCGTTGCACGAAGTACATATGATGACAGCGAAAGTGATTACAAACAGGCATTAGCACAACTAGAGCAAGATGAGTCTCAGCTTACAGAGTTGGCAATCAAAGCACCATTCGATGGTGTGATTAGTCAAACTGATTTTCATGTTGGCGACATAGTGACTGTGGGTAATACCCTTGCAACCTTGTATACCCCAGATCAATTATCGATTGAATATCAACTGCCAGCAGTACAAAAACAGGATTACCATCTTGATCAAACGGTGACGGTTTATTCAGAGCTTACACCTTCCGAACATGCTCAAGGCACAGTAAGTTATGTGTCTCCAAATATTGCAATGGGTCTAGTGACTTTAAAAGCAAAACTACCTGACGCGAAACAGTTTTCACCAGGGCAAAACGTGAAAGTTGTTCAGCAAACACGACAATTACTTCAGCAAGTTACGATTCCAACCTCATCACTTATCACCAATATTCAAGGCGCACAGGTATTTATTGTAGTGAACAATAAAGCCAGATTACGCGATGTTAAAGTCGGTCAGTACTATGACGGTTATGTACAGATTTTGTCTGGGTTAGCGGTAGGGGATCAATTGGTGATTAATGGACAAAACTACCTACGAACCGACCAAAAAGTGGAAGTTACGTCTGCGCAACAGCCAACGACACAATCATCATTACAGTCAGCAACGGCAGGTAAAAAATGA
- a CDS encoding molybdopterin-dependent oxidoreductase, translating into MTLSRRNFLKGSVATAIAANGLTLFPAGKVFAADTQVIPSASHYGPFKAVVKEGKLIGVQPLNDVDPFPTEMLTKGILSRTYADTRIKYPMVRKSLLEDPLGDHNPHLRGKEPFVRVDWDTAIALTAFCIARTIEKHGNEAVFSSSYGGWSHSGLNRPQTLQGRFFNLIGGQSICAGDYSAGASEVILPHVIGDMEVYSPQTAWKIVEENTEAVLFIGCDPWKTNRIEFRVADHSMQKHWEAFKEKGIKFISINPQKTQTDKALDSEMINIRPNTDTALFTAMSYHLCKTGKNDKAYLDKYTVGFDKYLDYLMGKEDGIEKTPEWAEEITGLPAAKIVEIAELCVTKRTQIAAGWALQRADHGEMIHWSIINFAAIAGKIGKPGEGAGFSWHYGNGGMPTSGKRMPIGLSQGRNPITKTCPVVMISDMLNNPGKEYTRDGANLKLPKAKLIYNAGNNLLSHQQDTNELIDALNKNIDTIICQDPWWCATAKYSDIVLPTTTTLERDDITSGGTYSNNKIYAMRKVVEPVGESLDDYEIFSRLAFMFNVHKEFTDGKTMYQHIKASYEASDATDDFKTFWQNGITHLSTPEDANSFVRHGDFYADPEKNPLHTPSGKIELYSETLAKFKANECPAMPQWMPPFEWLGNAKKDQVHVLSPHPWMRLHSQMANADVNSHESVDGRQIVLINKDDAAARGVKDGDVVEVYNDRGALLAGARITDEAMPGVIYIHEGAWLQLDEKGRCNSGSINMLTSSKTTSGLAQATSANTCLAYFKKCTDVLTPNKAYEPPQIVKSKYQVDIWSLQLGKRLKAVAAEQGPAQSPGEKLFYGSCTLCHAAPHPSDFTYKQWKGITTSMFPRAGLNDKDRQLVLDFLKKNAKTE; encoded by the coding sequence ATGACCCTATCACGTCGAAACTTTTTAAAAGGTTCAGTAGCAACCGCAATTGCTGCTAATGGACTCACACTTTTTCCTGCAGGCAAGGTATTTGCGGCTGACACGCAAGTAATTCCATCTGCATCTCACTATGGTCCTTTTAAAGCGGTTGTTAAAGAAGGTAAGTTAATTGGCGTTCAACCTCTGAACGACGTTGACCCGTTCCCTACTGAAATGCTAACAAAAGGCATACTAAGCCGTACTTACGCTGATACTCGTATTAAATACCCTATGGTACGTAAGTCTCTGCTTGAAGATCCATTAGGCGATCACAATCCGCATTTACGTGGTAAAGAACCGTTTGTTCGTGTTGATTGGGACACTGCCATCGCACTAACTGCTTTCTGTATTGCACGTACAATTGAAAAGCACGGTAATGAAGCTGTATTTAGCTCTTCTTACGGTGGTTGGTCTCACAGTGGTCTAAACCGTCCACAAACACTACAAGGTCGTTTCTTTAACCTTATTGGCGGTCAAAGTATCTGTGCGGGTGACTACTCAGCAGGCGCATCTGAAGTTATTCTTCCTCACGTTATCGGTGATATGGAAGTGTACTCACCACAAACTGCGTGGAAGATCGTTGAAGAGAACACAGAAGCTGTTCTATTCATTGGTTGTGATCCTTGGAAAACAAACCGTATTGAATTCCGTGTTGCAGACCACTCAATGCAAAAGCACTGGGAAGCGTTTAAAGAGAAAGGCATTAAGTTTATCTCTATTAACCCTCAGAAAACCCAAACTGATAAAGCTCTAGACAGTGAAATGATCAATATCCGTCCTAACACGGATACTGCACTGTTTACTGCTATGTCTTACCACCTATGTAAAACAGGTAAAAACGATAAAGCTTACTTAGATAAGTACACAGTTGGTTTTGATAAGTACCTTGATTACCTAATGGGTAAAGAAGACGGTATTGAAAAAACACCTGAGTGGGCTGAAGAAATTACTGGCCTTCCTGCTGCTAAAATCGTTGAAATTGCAGAACTTTGTGTAACTAAGCGTACACAAATTGCCGCTGGTTGGGCACTACAACGTGCTGACCACGGTGAAATGATCCACTGGTCTATCATCAACTTTGCAGCGATTGCAGGTAAAATTGGTAAGCCAGGTGAAGGTGCAGGCTTTAGCTGGCACTACGGTAATGGTGGTATGCCAACGTCTGGTAAGCGTATGCCTATCGGTCTATCTCAAGGTCGTAACCCAATTACTAAAACATGTCCGGTTGTAATGATTTCAGACATGTTGAATAACCCAGGTAAAGAATACACCCGTGATGGTGCAAACCTTAAGTTACCAAAAGCAAAATTAATTTATAACGCAGGTAACAACTTACTATCGCACCAACAAGATACTAACGAGTTAATTGATGCACTGAACAAGAATATTGACACTATTATCTGTCAAGACCCTTGGTGGTGTGCAACAGCAAAATACTCAGATATCGTGCTACCAACCACAACGACACTAGAGCGTGATGACATCACTTCTGGCGGTACTTACAGCAACAACAAGATTTATGCGATGCGTAAAGTGGTTGAGCCTGTAGGTGAAAGCCTAGATGATTACGAAATCTTCTCTCGTCTAGCCTTTATGTTTAACGTACATAAAGAGTTTACTGACGGTAAGACAATGTACCAACACATCAAAGCGTCTTACGAAGCTTCTGATGCAACAGATGATTTCAAAACATTCTGGCAAAATGGTATTACGCACCTATCAACACCTGAAGATGCTAATAGCTTTGTTCGTCATGGTGATTTCTACGCTGATCCTGAAAAGAACCCTCTTCACACACCAAGTGGTAAGATCGAGCTTTACAGTGAAACACTTGCTAAGTTTAAAGCAAATGAGTGTCCAGCAATGCCACAATGGATGCCTCCATTTGAATGGTTAGGTAACGCGAAGAAAGATCAAGTTCACGTACTAAGTCCACACCCATGGATGCGCTTACACTCACAAATGGCGAATGCTGATGTGAACAGCCACGAGTCTGTTGATGGTCGTCAGATCGTACTTATCAACAAAGATGATGCGGCAGCACGTGGCGTGAAAGATGGCGATGTGGTTGAAGTGTACAATGACCGCGGCGCATTACTTGCGGGTGCACGTATTACTGATGAAGCAATGCCAGGTGTTATCTACATTCACGAAGGCGCATGGCTACAGCTTGATGAAAAAGGCCGTTGTAACTCAGGCTCTATCAACATGCTGACAAGCAGTAAAACAACCAGTGGTTTAGCGCAAGCAACCAGTGCAAATACGTGTTTGGCTTACTTCAAGAAATGTACTGATGTACTAACACCAAACAAAGCGTATGAGCCACCACAAATTGTTAAGTCTAAATACCAAGTGGATATTTGGTCACTACAATTAGGCAAACGCCTTAAAGCCGTTGCAGCAGAGCAAGGTCCTGCGCAATCACCGGGTGAGAAGTTATTCTACGGTAGCTGTACGTTATGTCACGCTGCACCACACCCAAGTGACTTCACTTACAAGCAGTGGAAAGGTATTACAACCTCGATGTTCCCACGTGCAGGTCTAAATGATAAAGACCGTCAACTTGTTCTTGATTTCTTGAAAAAGAATGCAAAAACTGAGTAA
- a CDS encoding GNAT family N-acetyltransferase, which produces MVDIKIVAFDDANKESIRFVREQVFIKEQQIDPEIEFDGLDTQAVHVLVVDGEQPLGTGRILADGHIGRIAIMKAARGQGLGVKVVQALVEYAKQQGYPRVDLGAQTHAVDFYRKLGFTPYGDEFMEANIPHQAMEMLFS; this is translated from the coding sequence ATGGTAGATATAAAAATTGTTGCTTTTGATGATGCGAATAAAGAGAGTATTCGCTTTGTACGTGAGCAGGTGTTTATTAAAGAGCAACAAATTGATCCTGAAATTGAGTTTGATGGCTTAGATACACAAGCAGTGCATGTACTTGTAGTCGATGGCGAACAGCCATTAGGCACTGGGCGCATTCTTGCAGATGGCCATATAGGTCGTATTGCCATCATGAAAGCTGCACGTGGGCAAGGCTTAGGTGTTAAAGTCGTCCAAGCCTTAGTGGAGTATGCTAAACAACAAGGCTATCCCCGTGTGGACTTAGGCGCGCAAACTCATGCTGTCGACTTTTACCGTAAGCTTGGTTTCACCCCATACGGTGATGAATTTATGGAAGCTAATATTCCTCATCAGGCAATGGAAATGCTATTTTCTTAG
- a CDS encoding efflux RND transporter permease subunit — protein sequence MKLTELCLRRPVLCTVLWLIPVFIGLIFCQKLPWRYTPQISQSKIQVTVHDSALAAQNMMTEVLIPIQNAIAGTEGISHLSATARQGRGNIIIDVASNVNDSEIDTLVSEIHNDIGNIENKLPDDISPKVTKSDDQGMPAMLIGLTPGPHQAEYEFHQYGIDTLLPQLEQLPAAGAVSVAPSSSQSVLITLNPDKVYYYGLTLNNVINKINDVNSITAISGKTSGTESQYQLVSTGAISSLDDIKKTIIATYQQQPIRLDQVADITIGTPSSQREVKPLVDFSKKNAMLFVLNPQYTATANPLVLSEQVHGLLDSMTLPSGMKAKVLLDKSTFIITALNDVYVAIGLAVILVAGVIWLFLGNLRIALIPIVTIPVCLSCSFIILKLAGFSINSLTLLAMLLAVGLVVDDAIVVVENVHRQLRFHDSVLKATAIACRQIGFAIIATTLTLAAVYIPVGLVDGITGQLFQQFAFTLAGTVIISGIVALTLSPMMCSKMMNHKPAGRFENGVNKQLDRLSNAYHRMLSATIDWRKTTLLVMVVVLASSYWPFTQTPSKMLPDEDSGQIFLFQPLVGSSDEASQQKMIDNMNTQLKHIPDIAHVAILASTDFIRGFVTLKPWEDRSLSAQKISEMINARLKEGGNRVYTGVIPAIETGGGRRGNSGGIDLNVSSSVDEQKLAKELTEVTYKIQQSPLFSNARSNLKFDQNQFKININRVLASQYDVPLRNIQQILKLAMSGKSFSNDMSYQGTNYQLHVQLESLFTLTPDSLKQLMIANKKGQLVPMSALISIENEVGPRSLEQYDRATSASLSIRLADGVSMGEGINALNRMLPDILPANANYTYVDEAKQYLDANQQMLFVFIAALVFIYMVLSAQFESVVDALVVMLSLPITLSVALWALYFSDFTLNVYSQIGLVTLIGLICKHGILITEFANELQAEGLAPREAILTATKTRLRPILMTSLTMILGSLPLLWEAGPGANAMGSLGIIIIAGMALGIVDPLFVVPSVYLMVQKLKRKNKAKVIES from the coding sequence ATGAAATTAACGGAGCTGTGTTTACGCCGTCCGGTGTTATGTACTGTCTTGTGGTTGATCCCTGTATTCATTGGTCTGATTTTTTGTCAAAAATTGCCTTGGCGTTATACCCCACAAATAAGTCAATCCAAAATTCAAGTGACCGTCCATGATAGTGCGTTAGCGGCACAAAATATGATGACTGAAGTGTTGATCCCTATTCAAAATGCTATTGCTGGTACAGAGGGAATCAGCCATTTATCAGCGACTGCACGTCAAGGGCGAGGCAATATCATTATCGATGTCGCATCGAATGTTAATGACAGTGAAATCGATACCTTGGTAAGTGAAATTCATAATGATATTGGCAATATTGAAAACAAGTTACCTGATGATATTTCGCCGAAAGTAACCAAATCAGACGATCAGGGAATGCCTGCCATGTTGATTGGTTTAACACCGGGCCCTCATCAAGCGGAATATGAATTTCATCAGTATGGTATTGATACGCTATTACCTCAATTAGAACAGTTACCAGCAGCTGGCGCGGTAAGCGTTGCGCCAAGCTCAAGTCAATCTGTGTTGATCACCCTAAATCCCGATAAAGTGTATTACTATGGTTTGACGCTGAATAATGTGATTAACAAAATTAATGACGTAAACAGCATCACAGCGATCAGTGGTAAAACATCTGGTACAGAAAGCCAGTATCAATTGGTCTCAACAGGGGCGATTTCAAGTCTTGATGATATAAAAAAGACCATTATTGCGACTTATCAGCAGCAACCTATTCGATTAGATCAAGTGGCAGATATCACGATTGGTACACCAAGCAGCCAACGTGAAGTGAAACCGCTGGTGGATTTCTCGAAGAAAAATGCCATGCTGTTTGTGTTAAATCCTCAGTACACCGCAACTGCAAACCCACTGGTACTCTCTGAACAAGTTCACGGTTTATTAGATTCAATGACCTTGCCTAGCGGCATGAAAGCAAAGGTCTTATTAGATAAATCAACGTTCATTATTACGGCGTTAAATGATGTTTATGTCGCAATTGGTTTAGCGGTGATACTTGTTGCTGGCGTTATCTGGTTATTCTTGGGTAATTTACGTATTGCCTTGATTCCAATTGTGACTATTCCTGTCTGTTTATCGTGTTCGTTCATCATCCTTAAACTGGCAGGCTTTAGCATTAACTCTTTGACACTACTTGCGATGTTATTAGCGGTAGGGCTGGTGGTGGATGACGCGATCGTAGTGGTCGAAAACGTTCACCGTCAATTGCGTTTCCATGATTCCGTATTAAAGGCAACAGCCATTGCTTGTCGCCAAATCGGTTTCGCTATTATTGCTACAACCTTAACTCTGGCTGCGGTTTATATTCCGGTCGGTTTAGTTGATGGAATCACTGGACAATTGTTCCAGCAGTTCGCTTTTACTTTAGCGGGAACGGTGATTATTTCTGGAATTGTCGCGCTGACATTATCACCCATGATGTGCAGCAAAATGATGAATCATAAACCCGCTGGACGTTTTGAAAATGGAGTGAATAAACAATTAGATCGTTTATCTAATGCTTATCATCGAATGCTATCAGCCACCATTGATTGGCGAAAAACGACCTTATTAGTCATGGTGGTTGTTTTGGCTAGTAGTTATTGGCCATTTACTCAAACGCCATCAAAAATGCTACCAGATGAGGATTCAGGGCAAATCTTTTTATTTCAGCCCTTAGTGGGAAGTAGTGACGAAGCCAGTCAGCAGAAAATGATCGATAACATGAATACGCAGCTTAAGCATATTCCTGATATTGCGCATGTTGCGATTCTTGCTAGTACTGATTTTATTCGTGGTTTTGTGACCTTAAAACCGTGGGAAGATCGCTCTTTATCGGCACAGAAAATCAGTGAAATGATCAATGCGCGATTAAAAGAAGGTGGCAACCGTGTTTATACCGGTGTTATCCCTGCGATAGAAACAGGTGGTGGTCGTCGTGGTAACAGTGGCGGTATCGATCTTAATGTTAGTAGTAGTGTTGATGAGCAAAAGCTGGCGAAAGAGTTGACAGAAGTGACTTATAAAATCCAACAGTCACCGTTATTTTCTAATGCGCGAAGTAATCTTAAGTTCGACCAGAACCAATTTAAGATCAATATTAATCGCGTACTGGCTTCGCAATATGATGTGCCGTTACGTAATATTCAGCAAATCCTCAAGTTGGCAATGAGTGGTAAGAGTTTTAGTAATGATATGAGCTACCAAGGAACCAATTATCAGCTTCATGTACAGTTGGAATCCTTGTTTACTCTGACGCCAGACTCATTAAAACAGCTGATGATCGCTAATAAAAAAGGGCAATTAGTGCCGATGTCTGCGTTGATTAGTATAGAGAATGAAGTGGGGCCACGCTCACTTGAGCAATACGACAGAGCGACCTCAGCCTCGCTTTCTATTCGATTGGCTGATGGTGTCAGCATGGGCGAGGGTATTAATGCCTTAAACCGCATGTTGCCAGATATTTTACCCGCGAATGCTAATTACACCTATGTGGATGAAGCTAAACAGTACCTTGATGCAAACCAACAAATGTTGTTTGTATTTATCGCGGCTTTAGTCTTCATCTATATGGTATTGAGTGCTCAGTTTGAGAGTGTCGTTGATGCGTTAGTGGTCATGCTGTCATTGCCAATTACATTATCAGTGGCGTTATGGGCGTTGTATTTTAGTGATTTCACCTTAAATGTGTATTCACAAATAGGGCTGGTGACCTTGATTGGTTTGATTTGTAAACACGGAATATTAATCACTGAATTTGCTAATGAATTACAAGCAGAAGGGTTGGCACCGCGAGAAGCGATCCTCACTGCGACGAAAACACGTCTTCGTCCAATACTGATGACATCATTAACGATGATTTTGGGCTCATTACCATTGCTATGGGAGGCGGGGCCAGGAGCTAATGCGATGGGCTCGCTGGGGATCATTATTATTGCTGGTATGGCATTGGGTATCGTTGATCCCTTGTTTGTTGTACCGAGTGTGTATTTGATGGTGCAAAAGTTAAAGCGCAAGAATAAAGCGAAAGTTATCGAGTCTTAA